The following proteins are encoded in a genomic region of Xanthomonas citri pv. mangiferaeindicae:
- a CDS encoding benzene 1,2-dioxygenase has product MSETWTFVCATAELLPGEMRTTFDEVTGVPIVVFNLDGDLYALEDQCSHEDFALSGGGDFDPGEATIECVLHGAKFDVRDGRALCAPAYEPVAKFPTKIEHGAVWTRDDRD; this is encoded by the coding sequence ATGAGCGAGACCTGGACCTTCGTCTGCGCGACCGCCGAGCTGCTGCCGGGCGAGATGCGGACTACCTTCGATGAAGTCACCGGCGTGCCGATCGTGGTGTTCAACCTCGACGGCGATCTGTACGCGCTGGAGGACCAGTGCAGCCACGAGGACTTCGCGCTGTCGGGCGGCGGCGACTTCGATCCGGGCGAAGCGACGATCGAATGTGTGCTGCACGGCGCGAAGTTCGATGTGCGCGACGGCCGCGCCCTGTGCGCGCCGGCCTACGAACCGGTCGCGAAGTTCCCGACCAAGATCGAACACGGCGCGGTCTGGACCCGCGACGACCGGGATTGA
- a CDS encoding cysteine sulfinate desulfinase codes for MPADGHGEIDWASVRADFPLLLREVHGKPLIYFDNANTGQKPACVIEAVDGHYRRHNANVSRAVHQLGTEATEAYEGTRRKLAQFLNVRADELVLCSGTTFAINLVAYSWALPRLKAGDTILVSRMEHHANIVPWQIVAERTGATIRVAEIAEDGTLDLEALRHAMTPDVKLLAVTHVSNVLGTVTPVREICRLARRHGVTTVVDGSQAVPHRRVDIAAIGCDFYAFTGHKMCGPTGTGALWARREHLEAMPPFLGGGEMIKEVAFGGTVYNDPPQRFEAGTPNIAGFAGLGAAVDYLERLGMDHIEQREAALLAHLTEALGTIDGLRILGAAPDKAAVVSFLVEGAHAHDLATLLDLEGVAVRSGQHCAHPLLQFYGVAATCRASPAFYNTHDEIDAFVAALRKVRRLLG; via the coding sequence GTGCCCGCCGACGGTCACGGCGAAATCGACTGGGCGTCGGTACGTGCCGACTTCCCACTGCTGCTGCGGGAGGTCCACGGCAAGCCGCTGATCTACTTCGACAACGCCAACACCGGCCAGAAGCCCGCCTGCGTGATCGAGGCGGTCGACGGCCACTACCGCCGCCACAACGCCAACGTCAGCCGGGCCGTGCACCAGCTCGGCACCGAAGCGACCGAAGCCTACGAAGGCACGCGGCGCAAGCTGGCGCAGTTCCTCAACGTGCGCGCCGACGAACTGGTGCTGTGCAGCGGCACCACGTTCGCGATCAACCTGGTGGCCTACTCGTGGGCGCTGCCGCGGCTGAAGGCCGGCGACACGATCCTGGTCTCGCGCATGGAGCACCACGCCAACATCGTGCCCTGGCAGATCGTCGCCGAGCGCACCGGTGCGACCATCCGCGTGGCGGAGATCGCTGAGGACGGCACGCTCGACCTCGAGGCGCTGCGCCACGCGATGACGCCGGACGTGAAGCTGCTTGCGGTCACCCACGTCTCCAACGTGCTGGGCACCGTCACCCCGGTACGCGAGATCTGTCGCCTGGCGCGCCGGCACGGCGTGACGACCGTCGTCGACGGCTCGCAGGCAGTGCCGCACCGCCGGGTGGACATCGCCGCGATCGGTTGCGACTTCTACGCTTTCACCGGCCACAAGATGTGCGGGCCGACGGGTACCGGAGCGCTGTGGGCGCGCCGCGAGCACCTCGAGGCGATGCCCCCGTTCCTGGGCGGCGGCGAGATGATCAAGGAGGTCGCCTTCGGCGGCACGGTCTACAACGACCCGCCGCAGCGCTTCGAAGCCGGCACCCCGAACATTGCCGGCTTCGCGGGTCTGGGCGCGGCGGTCGACTACCTCGAACGACTCGGCATGGACCACATCGAACAGCGCGAAGCCGCGCTGCTCGCGCACCTGACCGAAGCGCTGGGCACGATCGACGGCCTGCGCATCCTCGGCGCCGCACCGGACAAGGCCGCGGTGGTGTCGTTCCTGGTCGAGGGCGCGCATGCGCACGACCTGGCGACGCTACTCGACCTGGAGGGCGTGGCCGTGCGCTCGGGACAGCACTGCGCGCATCCGTTGCTGCAGTTCTACGGGGTCGCGGCCACCTGCCGCGCCTCGCCGGCGTTCTACAACACCCACGACGAGATCGACGCCTTCGTCGCCGCGCTGCGCAAGGTCCGCCGGTTGTTGGGCTGA
- a CDS encoding Fe-S cluster assembly protein SufD gives MSALLDSLAAGFDGDAARRPALDAALAAGLPGPRSESWKYTSLRALERRVFAAPGDTAIDPTLLAGIPAPRLVFVNGRPAPVLSDPGTGIAGLSIGFTEAAALPTIEDRPDAVFARLNAALAVDGVAITVDAATEVTAPLHLVFIGAPADTDQAWHLRHHIALGAGARLTVVEHHLDAGTHRHLDNGVCSLRLADRAHLRHLRLQRRDAGATAFLRTDAELQTGAIYDRVDVEAGAALSRHELDVRLVGADARLTANGVLLAGGRGHLDTRLGIRHIARDTACRLLWRGIGDGRGRVVFHGGITIDAGADGTDARLSNKNLLLSATAEIDTQPVLVIHADEVQAAHGATVGQLDPGALFYLRSRGLPAGDAQRLLTAAFVREPLAAIADETLRTLAETALDDALAALVRA, from the coding sequence ATGAGCGCCCTGCTCGACTCCCTCGCCGCGGGCTTCGACGGCGACGCCGCGCGCCGCCCTGCACTCGATGCCGCGCTGGCGGCCGGCCTGCCCGGTCCGCGCAGCGAATCCTGGAAGTACACCTCGCTGCGCGCGCTCGAGCGCCGCGTTTTCGCCGCGCCCGGCGATACCGCGATCGACCCGACGCTGCTCGCCGGCATCCCGGCGCCGCGCCTGGTGTTCGTCAACGGCCGCCCTGCCCCCGTGCTGTCGGATCCGGGCACCGGCATCGCCGGCTTGTCGATCGGCTTCACCGAGGCCGCTGCGCTGCCGACGATCGAGGACCGGCCCGATGCAGTGTTCGCCCGGCTCAACGCCGCCCTTGCCGTCGACGGCGTTGCGATCACCGTCGACGCCGCGACCGAGGTCACCGCCCCGTTGCACCTGGTGTTCATCGGGGCGCCGGCCGACACCGACCAGGCCTGGCACCTGCGCCACCACATCGCGCTCGGCGCCGGCGCGCGGCTGACCGTGGTCGAGCACCATCTCGATGCGGGCACCCATCGCCACCTCGACAACGGCGTGTGCTCGCTGCGCCTCGCCGATCGCGCACACCTGCGCCATCTGCGGCTGCAGCGCCGCGACGCCGGCGCGACTGCGTTCCTGCGCACCGACGCCGAGCTGCAGACCGGCGCGATCTACGACCGCGTCGACGTCGAGGCCGGCGCGGCGCTGTCGCGCCACGAGCTCGACGTGCGCCTGGTCGGTGCCGATGCGCGCCTGACGGCCAACGGCGTGCTGCTGGCCGGCGGCCGCGGCCACCTGGACACGCGCCTGGGCATCCGCCACATCGCCCGCGACACCGCCTGCCGGTTGTTGTGGCGCGGGATCGGCGATGGCCGCGGCCGGGTGGTCTTCCACGGCGGCATCACCATCGATGCCGGCGCCGACGGCACCGATGCGCGGCTGTCGAACAAGAATCTGCTGCTGTCGGCGACCGCCGAGATCGATACCCAGCCGGTGCTGGTGATCCATGCCGACGAGGTCCAGGCCGCGCACGGCGCCACGGTCGGCCAGCTCGATCCCGGCGCGCTGTTCTACCTGCGCTCGCGCGGCCTGCCCGCTGGCGATGCGCAGCGTCTGCTCACCGCCGCCTTCGTGCGCGAACCGCTGGCCGCGATCGCCGACGAGACGCTGCGCACGCTGGCCGAAACCGCACTGGACGACGCGCTCGCCGCGCTCGTGCGCGCATGA
- a CDS encoding SET domain-containing protein-lysine N-methyltransferase: protein MPKKKTRKIEARRSAIHGNGVFATEAIAKGERIIRYKGFLRSHADVDAEYGDQEEDGHTFLFTLNDEYVIDANIEGNVARWINHSCDPNCEAVVEEDAKDRRHKDKVFIEALRDIAQGEELTYNYGITLAERHTPALKKLWGCRCGAANCTGTMLQPKR from the coding sequence ATGCCCAAGAAGAAGACCAGGAAGATCGAGGCCCGCCGCTCGGCGATCCACGGCAACGGTGTATTTGCCACCGAAGCGATCGCCAAGGGCGAGCGCATCATCCGCTACAAAGGGTTTTTGCGCAGCCACGCCGACGTCGATGCCGAATACGGCGACCAGGAGGAAGACGGCCACACGTTCCTGTTCACGCTCAACGACGAGTACGTTATCGACGCGAACATCGAGGGCAACGTCGCGCGCTGGATCAACCACTCCTGCGATCCGAACTGCGAGGCGGTGGTCGAGGAAGACGCCAAGGACCGTCGGCACAAGGACAAGGTCTTCATCGAGGCGCTGCGCGATATCGCCCAGGGCGAGGAACTGACCTACAACTACGGCATCACCCTGGCCGAACGGCACACGCCCGCGCTCAAGAAGCTGTGGGGCTGCCGCTGCGGGGCCGCCAACTGCACCGGCACCATGCTCCAGCCCAAGCGCTGA
- a CDS encoding Fe-S cluster assembly ATPase SufC, which produces MLNIDNLHARIGERDILKGLSLDVKPGQVHAIMGPNGAGKSTLGNILSGRDGYDVTAGTVTFEGQDLLALEPEERAAAGVFLAFQYPVEIPGVNNTYFLRSALNAQRKARGQEELDSMQFLRLVREKLAVLHLDDRLLHRGVNEGFSGGEKKRNEIFQLAVLEPKLAILDETDSGLDIDALKNVADGVNALRSPDRAFIVITHYQRLLDYIRPDVVHVLADGRIVQSGGPELALQLEEKGYAWVKDRVAPEAAA; this is translated from the coding sequence ATGCTCAACATCGACAACCTCCACGCCCGCATCGGCGAACGCGACATCCTCAAGGGCCTCTCGCTCGACGTGAAGCCGGGCCAGGTGCACGCCATCATGGGCCCCAACGGCGCCGGCAAGTCCACGCTGGGCAACATCCTCTCCGGTCGCGATGGCTACGACGTCACCGCGGGTACGGTCACGTTCGAGGGGCAGGACCTGCTGGCGCTCGAGCCCGAAGAGCGCGCCGCCGCCGGCGTGTTCCTGGCGTTCCAGTACCCGGTCGAGATCCCGGGCGTGAACAACACCTACTTCCTGCGCAGCGCACTCAACGCGCAGCGCAAGGCGCGTGGCCAGGAGGAGCTCGACTCGATGCAGTTCCTGCGCCTGGTGCGCGAGAAACTCGCGGTGCTGCACCTCGACGACCGCCTGCTGCATCGCGGCGTCAACGAGGGCTTCTCGGGCGGCGAGAAGAAGCGCAACGAGATCTTCCAGCTGGCCGTGCTCGAGCCCAAGCTGGCGATTCTCGACGAGACCGATTCGGGTCTGGACATCGACGCGCTCAAGAACGTCGCCGACGGCGTCAACGCGCTGCGCTCGCCCGACCGCGCGTTCATCGTGATCACCCACTACCAGCGTCTGCTCGACTACATCCGACCCGACGTGGTGCATGTGCTGGCCGACGGCCGCATCGTGCAGAGCGGCGGTCCGGAGCTCGCGCTGCAACTCGAAGAAAAGGGCTATGCGTGGGTCAAGGACCGCGTCGCACCCGAGGCGGCGGCGTGA
- a CDS encoding GNAT family N-acetyltransferase, with product MPASPVFRLATLDDVPALVALVTSAYRGDTSRVGWTTEADLLNGARIDPDVLRADIVRPDSRVVVVDGMDGAPQACAHVAIEDGHGYFGMFAVAPQLQRRGTGDAVLAECERIVRDDWRLPGMRMTVIDVREALIAWYERRGYRRTGHHKPFPYGDVRFGIPLRDDLRFEVLEKMFGAAR from the coding sequence ATGCCCGCCTCTCCCGTGTTTCGCCTTGCCACTCTCGACGACGTGCCCGCGCTGGTCGCACTGGTGACGTCCGCCTACCGCGGCGACACCAGCCGTGTGGGCTGGACCACCGAAGCCGATCTGCTGAACGGCGCCCGGATCGATCCGGACGTGCTGCGCGCCGACATCGTGCGTCCCGACAGCCGCGTGGTCGTAGTCGACGGCATGGACGGCGCGCCGCAGGCCTGCGCGCATGTCGCGATCGAGGACGGCCACGGCTACTTCGGCATGTTCGCCGTCGCCCCGCAGTTGCAGCGCCGGGGCACCGGGGACGCAGTGCTGGCCGAATGCGAGCGCATCGTCCGCGACGACTGGCGCCTGCCGGGCATGCGCATGACTGTCATCGATGTGCGCGAGGCGCTGATCGCGTGGTACGAGCGCCGCGGCTATCGCCGCACGGGCCACCACAAGCCATTTCCCTATGGCGACGTCCGTTTCGGCATCCCGTTGCGCGACGATCTGCGCTTCGAAGTGCTGGAAAAGATGTTCGGAGCCGCACGATGA
- a CDS encoding Fe-S cluster assembly protein SufB encodes MATDIIEVPETNREIHAQLGRRYDAGFVTDIESDSFPPGLDEDVVRALSRKKGEPAWMTDWRVAAYRHWLTMPVPHWAKLQIAPIDLQAVSYYSAPKGPKYKSLDEVPKELIDTYDKLGVPLHERAKLAGVAVDAVFDSVSVGTTFRKELAEKGVIFCSMSEAIQEHPDLVRQYLGSVVPVGDNYFAALNSAVFSDGSFVFIPKGVRCPMELSTYFRINAGHTGQFERTLIVCEDKAYVSYLEGCTAPMRDENQLHAAVVELVALEDAEIKYSTVQNWYPGDENGVGGIYNFVTKRAECRGARSKVTWTQVETGSAITWKYPSCVLLGDDSSGEFHSVALTHHRQQADTGTKMIHVGKRTKSKIVSKGISAGRGQNTYRGLVKVGSGAEGARNYTQCDSLLIGKDCGAHTFPYIEVRHPGATVEHEATTSKISDDQLFYCRARGISEEDAVSLIVDGFCKQVFRELPMEFAVEAKKLLEVSLEGSVG; translated from the coding sequence ATGGCCACCGACATCATCGAAGTCCCCGAGACCAACCGGGAGATCCACGCGCAGCTCGGCCGTCGCTACGACGCCGGCTTCGTCACCGATATCGAATCCGACAGCTTCCCGCCCGGGCTGGACGAGGACGTCGTGCGCGCGCTGTCGCGCAAGAAAGGCGAGCCTGCGTGGATGACCGACTGGCGCGTCGCCGCCTATCGCCACTGGCTGACCATGCCGGTGCCGCACTGGGCCAAGCTGCAGATCGCCCCGATCGACCTGCAGGCGGTCAGCTACTACTCCGCGCCCAAGGGGCCGAAGTACAAGTCGCTCGACGAGGTGCCCAAGGAACTGATCGATACCTACGACAAGCTCGGCGTGCCGTTGCACGAGCGCGCCAAGCTGGCCGGCGTCGCGGTCGACGCGGTGTTCGACTCGGTTTCGGTCGGCACCACGTTCCGCAAGGAGCTGGCCGAGAAGGGCGTGATCTTCTGCTCGATGTCCGAAGCCATCCAGGAACACCCCGATCTGGTACGCCAGTACCTGGGCTCCGTGGTGCCGGTCGGCGACAACTACTTCGCCGCGCTCAACTCGGCGGTGTTCTCCGACGGCAGCTTCGTGTTCATCCCCAAGGGCGTGCGCTGCCCGATGGAGCTGAGCACCTATTTCCGCATCAACGCCGGCCACACCGGCCAGTTCGAGCGCACGCTGATCGTCTGCGAGGACAAGGCCTACGTTTCGTACCTGGAAGGCTGCACCGCGCCGATGCGCGACGAGAACCAGCTGCACGCCGCGGTGGTGGAGCTGGTCGCGCTCGAGGATGCGGAGATCAAGTATTCGACGGTGCAGAACTGGTACCCCGGCGACGAGAACGGCGTGGGTGGCATCTACAACTTCGTGACCAAGCGCGCCGAGTGCCGCGGCGCCCGCAGCAAGGTGACCTGGACCCAGGTCGAGACCGGTTCGGCGATCACCTGGAAGTACCCCTCCTGCGTGCTGCTGGGCGACGACTCCTCGGGCGAGTTCCACTCCGTGGCGCTGACCCACCATCGTCAGCAGGCAGACACCGGCACCAAGATGATCCACGTCGGCAAGCGCACCAAGAGCAAGATCGTCAGCAAGGGCATCAGCGCCGGCCGCGGCCAGAACACCTACCGCGGTCTGGTCAAGGTCGGCAGTGGCGCGGAAGGCGCGCGCAACTACACCCAGTGCGACTCGCTGCTGATCGGCAAGGACTGCGGCGCACACACCTTCCCGTACATCGAGGTCCGCCACCCCGGCGCGACCGTCGAGCACGAGGCGACGACCTCCAAGATCAGCGACGACCAGTTGTTCTACTGCCGCGCGCGCGGCATCTCCGAGGAAGACGCGGTCAGCCTGATCGTCGACGGCTTCTGCAAGCAGGTTTTCCGCGAGCTGCCGATGGAGTTCGCGGTCGAGGCCAAGAAGCTGCTGGAAGTCTCGCTGGAAGGCTCGGTCGGCTGA
- a CDS encoding peptidase M20: MDTRRTDRFVGAKWDDEIVPQLVEYIRIPNKSPMFDADWVANGHMERAVELMAGWAGAQAIPGMQLEVVRLEGRTPLIFIEIPAANGGSNDDCVLLYGHLDKQPEMIGWDDDLGPWQPVLRDGKLYGRGGADDGYAIYGSLTAILALHEQGLPHARCVVLIEACEESGSYDLPAYVDHLADRIGKPSLVVCLDSGCGNYDQLWCTTSLRGLAGGNLTVKVLDEGVHSGDASGVVPSSFRLLRQLLSRIEDEKTGRILPEGLHADIPAERLEQARRAAEVLDTAIYDKFPLTGALRPMFPVDADGNVTEDLAELVLNRTWRPALSVTGVDGLPSLQSAGNVLRPHTAVKLSLRLPPTVDGKQAGELLQQALTQDPPNGATVTLALEKAATGWNAPAMSPWLSEAIEAASQAFFGKPAMYMGEGGSIPFMGMLGEKFPGAQFMITGVLGPHSNAHGPNEFLHIEMGKRVTACVARVIAEHHHASQRGETSGSAVAADSGQRHGDHGCC, from the coding sequence ATGGATACCCGCCGCACCGACCGTTTCGTCGGCGCCAAATGGGACGACGAGATCGTCCCGCAGCTTGTCGAATACATCCGTATTCCGAACAAATCGCCGATGTTCGACGCCGACTGGGTGGCCAACGGCCACATGGAGCGCGCCGTCGAGCTGATGGCCGGTTGGGCCGGCGCCCAGGCGATCCCCGGCATGCAGTTGGAGGTGGTGCGCCTGGAAGGCCGCACGCCGCTGATCTTCATCGAGATCCCCGCCGCCAACGGCGGCAGCAACGACGATTGCGTGCTGCTGTACGGGCATCTGGACAAGCAGCCGGAGATGATCGGCTGGGATGACGACCTCGGCCCCTGGCAGCCGGTGCTGCGCGACGGCAAGCTCTACGGCCGCGGTGGCGCCGACGACGGCTACGCGATCTACGGCTCGCTGACCGCCATCCTGGCGCTGCACGAGCAGGGCCTGCCGCATGCGCGCTGCGTGGTGCTGATCGAGGCCTGCGAGGAATCGGGCAGCTACGATCTGCCCGCCTACGTCGACCACCTCGCCGACCGCATCGGCAAGCCGTCGCTGGTCGTCTGCCTGGACTCGGGCTGCGGCAACTACGACCAGCTGTGGTGCACCACGTCGCTGCGCGGCCTGGCCGGGGGCAACCTGACGGTCAAGGTGCTCGACGAGGGCGTGCACTCGGGCGACGCGTCGGGCGTGGTGCCTTCGAGCTTCCGCCTGCTGCGCCAGTTGCTGTCGCGCATCGAGGACGAGAAGACCGGCCGGATCCTGCCCGAAGGGCTGCATGCCGACATCCCGGCCGAGCGGCTCGAGCAGGCGCGCCGCGCCGCCGAGGTGCTCGATACCGCGATCTACGACAAGTTCCCGCTGACCGGCGCGCTGCGACCGATGTTCCCGGTCGATGCCGACGGCAATGTCACCGAGGACCTCGCCGAGCTCGTGCTCAACCGCACCTGGCGCCCGGCGCTGTCGGTGACCGGCGTCGACGGGCTGCCGTCGCTGCAGTCGGCCGGCAACGTGCTGCGCCCGCACACCGCGGTCAAGCTCTCGCTGCGCCTGCCGCCCACGGTCGACGGCAAACAGGCCGGTGAGCTGCTGCAGCAGGCGCTGACCCAGGATCCGCCCAACGGCGCGACAGTCACGCTGGCGCTGGAGAAGGCCGCGACCGGCTGGAACGCGCCGGCGATGTCGCCGTGGCTGTCGGAGGCGATCGAGGCGGCCAGCCAGGCGTTCTTCGGCAAGCCGGCGATGTACATGGGCGAAGGTGGCTCGATCCCGTTCATGGGCATGCTGGGCGAGAAGTTCCCCGGCGCGCAGTTCATGATCACCGGCGTGCTCGGTCCACACTCCAATGCCCACGGGCCGAACGAGTTCCTGCACATCGAGATGGGCAAGCGAGTCACTGCCTGCGTGGCCCGAGTGATTGCCGAGCATCACCACGCCAGTCAGCGCGGCGAGACCTCGGGATCGGCGGTCGCGGCCGACAGCGGCCAGCGTCACGGCGATCACGGCTGCTGCTGA
- a CDS encoding SUF system Fe-S cluster assembly regulator — MLRVTKLTDYATVVLTVLAARPDTVMSATELAERAGLETPTVSKLLKPLAQAGLVEGFRGANGGYRLARAPSAINLVQIVEAMEGPLAMTECSLHDSQCGISDQCGVQGNWRRINEVVAEALRGVTLAQMLDDAPRAPSFPTPAGAKRIDARLAQP; from the coding sequence ATGCTCCGGGTCACCAAGCTCACCGATTACGCCACCGTTGTCCTGACCGTGCTCGCCGCCCGGCCGGACACGGTGATGAGCGCGACCGAGCTCGCCGAGCGCGCAGGCCTGGAGACGCCGACGGTCAGCAAACTGCTCAAACCGCTGGCCCAGGCCGGGCTGGTCGAGGGTTTCCGCGGCGCCAATGGCGGCTACCGCCTGGCACGCGCCCCGTCGGCGATCAACCTGGTGCAGATCGTCGAGGCAATGGAGGGCCCGCTGGCGATGACCGAGTGCAGTCTGCACGACAGTCAATGCGGGATTTCCGACCAGTGCGGCGTGCAGGGCAACTGGCGCCGCATCAACGAGGTCGTCGCCGAGGCCCTGCGCGGCGTGACGCTGGCGCAGATGCTCGACGACGCCCCGCGCGCCCCTTCCTTTCCCACCCCTGCCGGGGCGAAGCGCATCGACGCCCGCCTCGCGCAGCCATAG
- a CDS encoding TonB-dependent receptor yields the protein MIPSTAPRRRALAASLLALLSAPALADTVLPQDDARNFDTIVVTAAGFEQKITDAPASISVITQEDLTHRPYMTLLDAVRDIEGIDIGETRDKTGQGTISMRGMGADYTLILINGRRQNNHGDIYPNNFVGNQFNHIPPLDAIERIEVIRGPMSTLYGADAMGGVINIITKRELDTWVGSVTLGRTFETDDQFGDDTTADLFVTGPLVPGKLNLSARASWYDREASNPVYAPVTDPNGEVHTRALGFGGGGKTVDNTNKAAGITLSWTPTDAQTVTLDIDASRQEYDNSTRLNDNGVEEYPVGTVDDYGAMLRIGNNGRIEPRAGYRPSQEFTRDTWSIAHEGRWSFGNSLVSLGYVETRNEGRTLPYTVAERQSLQSLWNAACGSLGGTVNAAGYCPNSAGGTGYSATAWNNLSEAQKLAVMEANLAPDQYAQLLAYLPRPDRTLESNQYTLDAKLDLPFDWHGAHVAVVGAQVIRGELIDGVFGMERGVAGAKQKHDMYSLFAEDTWTIAEPVSITAGLRYDDHKVFGSHVSPRLYGVWTLSEQWTVKGGVSTGFKTPKTTQLYDGITGFGAQGVSPMFGNPDLQPETSTSTELAAYWQHPDGHGFNATIFHNKFDDKIGSENCGPTLTIACSGTGDYADLGYSNSTKTVNIDEVVVQGAELAGRWRISDAFGFRANYTFTDSEQKSGSNAGRPLGNSARHMANATLDWRATEAFTLFLTAEARSKRYRGFDTVLEQELYWKDYEVLHLGASYRVNETVTINGRINNLLDRDFTSYQYSFIEDTGSYTLSAQDDYNNKDKARSIWLSVNVSF from the coding sequence ATGATCCCTTCGACCGCCCCGCGCCGCCGTGCGCTGGCCGCGAGCCTGCTCGCCCTGCTGTCCGCACCCGCGCTGGCCGACACCGTCCTGCCCCAGGACGACGCCCGCAACTTCGACACCATCGTCGTCACCGCCGCCGGCTTCGAGCAGAAGATCACCGACGCCCCGGCGAGCATCAGCGTGATCACCCAGGAAGACCTGACCCATCGCCCCTACATGACCCTGCTCGATGCAGTGCGCGATATCGAAGGCATCGACATCGGCGAAACGCGCGACAAGACCGGCCAGGGCACGATCTCGATGCGCGGCATGGGCGCGGACTACACGCTGATCCTGATCAACGGTCGGCGCCAGAACAACCACGGCGACATCTATCCCAACAACTTCGTCGGCAACCAGTTCAACCATATTCCGCCGCTGGATGCGATCGAGCGCATCGAAGTGATCCGCGGCCCGATGTCCACGCTCTACGGCGCCGACGCGATGGGCGGGGTGATCAACATCATCACCAAGCGCGAGCTCGACACCTGGGTCGGCTCGGTCACGCTGGGCCGCACGTTCGAGACCGACGACCAGTTCGGCGACGACACCACCGCCGACCTCTTCGTCACCGGGCCGCTGGTGCCGGGCAAGCTCAACCTGAGCGCGCGCGCCAGCTGGTACGACCGCGAGGCCTCCAATCCCGTGTACGCGCCGGTCACCGACCCCAATGGCGAGGTCCACACCCGCGCACTGGGCTTCGGCGGCGGCGGCAAGACCGTGGACAACACCAACAAGGCGGCCGGCATCACCTTGAGCTGGACACCGACCGACGCGCAGACCGTGACCCTCGACATCGATGCCTCGCGCCAGGAGTACGACAACAGCACCCGGCTCAACGACAACGGCGTCGAGGAGTATCCGGTCGGCACCGTCGACGACTACGGCGCGATGCTGCGCATCGGCAACAACGGCCGCATCGAACCGCGCGCCGGCTATCGGCCCAGCCAGGAATTCACCCGCGACACCTGGTCGATCGCGCACGAAGGACGCTGGTCGTTCGGCAACAGCCTGGTATCGCTGGGCTATGTCGAGACCCGCAACGAAGGCCGCACCCTGCCCTACACCGTGGCCGAGCGCCAAAGCCTGCAGTCGCTGTGGAACGCGGCCTGCGGCAGCCTGGGCGGCACGGTCAATGCCGCCGGCTATTGTCCGAATTCGGCTGGGGGCACCGGCTACAGCGCGACCGCCTGGAACAACCTGTCGGAGGCGCAGAAGCTCGCGGTCATGGAAGCCAATCTCGCCCCGGACCAATACGCGCAGTTGCTGGCCTACCTACCGCGCCCCGACCGCACGCTCGAGAGCAACCAGTACACGCTCGACGCCAAGCTGGACCTGCCCTTCGACTGGCATGGCGCGCACGTCGCCGTGGTCGGCGCCCAGGTCATCCGCGGCGAGCTGATCGATGGCGTGTTCGGCATGGAGCGCGGCGTTGCCGGCGCCAAGCAGAAGCACGACATGTACTCGTTGTTCGCCGAGGACACCTGGACCATCGCCGAGCCGGTGTCGATCACCGCCGGCCTGCGCTACGACGATCACAAGGTCTTCGGCAGCCACGTCAGCCCGCGTCTGTACGGCGTGTGGACGCTGAGCGAGCAGTGGACGGTCAAAGGCGGCGTGAGCACCGGCTTCAAGACGCCCAAGACCACCCAGCTCTATGACGGCATCACCGGTTTCGGCGCCCAGGGCGTCTCGCCGATGTTCGGCAATCCCGACCTGCAGCCCGAGACCAGCACCAGCACCGAACTGGCGGCCTACTGGCAGCACCCAGACGGCCACGGCTTCAACGCGACGATCTTCCACAACAAGTTCGACGACAAGATCGGGTCGGAGAACTGCGGCCCAACGCTGACGATCGCCTGCAGCGGCACCGGCGACTATGCCGATCTGGGCTATTCGAACTCGACCAAGACGGTCAACATCGACGAGGTCGTGGTCCAGGGCGCCGAACTCGCCGGCCGCTGGCGGATCAGCGATGCCTTCGGCTTCCGCGCCAACTACACCTTCACCGACAGCGAGCAGAAGAGCGGCAGCAACGCCGGCCGGCCCCTGGGCAACAGCGCCCGGCATATGGCCAACGCCACGCTCGATTGGCGCGCGACCGAGGCCTTCACGTTGTTCCTGACCGCAGAGGCCCGCTCCAAGCGCTACCGCGGCTTCGACACGGTGCTCGAGCAGGAGCTGTACTGGAAGGACTACGAGGTGCTCCACCTCGGCGCCTCGTACCGCGTCAACGAGACGGTCACCATCAACGGCCGAATCAACAACCTGCTCGATCGCGACTTCACGTCCTACCAGTACAGCTTCATCGAGGACACCGGCAGCTACACGCTGTCGGCCCAGGACGACTACAACAACAAGGACAAGGCGCGCAGCATCTGGCTGAGCGTGAACGTCAGCTTCTGA